The Anolis carolinensis isolate JA03-04 chromosome 1, rAnoCar3.1.pri, whole genome shotgun sequence genome window below encodes:
- the gje1 gene encoding putative gap junction epsilon-1 protein isoform X1, with the protein MSSGRGKRAREALRFDRRAFPFEDGRRASPWSERQAAGRMGSPNNATPGLRLLRPPTVIGQFHTLFFGSVRMFFLGVLGFAVYGNEALHFSCEPDKREVNLFCYNQFRPITPQVFWALQLVTVLVPGAIFHLYAACKSIAQEDILQRPAYTVFYILSVLLRIILEVVAFWLQSQLFGFQVNPLYRCDAGALDKKFNITRCMVPEHFEKTIFLIAMYTFTVITIMLCIAEVFEILYRRLGFLNTQ; encoded by the exons ATGTCATCTGGGCGGGGGAAAAGGGCGAGGGAAGCCCTTCGCTTCGACCGGAGAGCCTTTCCCTTCGAGGATGGTCGCAGAGCGTCTCCCTGGAGCGAGAGGCAGGCGGCCGGCCGGATGGGGAGCCCCAACAACGCCACGCCAGGACTGCGGCTG CTTAGGCCTCCAACCGTGATTGGACAATTCCACACACTTTTCTTTGGCTCAGTGAGAATGTTCTTCCTTGGTGTTTTGGGTTTTGCTGTTTATGGAAATGAAGCCTTACACTTCAGCTGTGAGCCAGACAAGAGGGAAGTTAATCTATTCTGTTACAACCAGTTCAGGCCTATAACCCCACAG GTATTCTGGGCTTTACAACTAGTGACCGTACTGGTACCTGGAGCCATTTTCCATCTTTATGCTGCATGTAAAAGCATCGCTCAGGAAGATATCCTTCAAAGACCTGCCTACACCGTTTTTTATATTCTCTCTGTTCTGTTAAGGATCATCCTTGAAGTTGTGGCTTTTTGGCTCCAGAGTCAGCTCTTTGGTTTTCAAGTGAACCCACTCTACAGATGTGATGCAGGAGCCCTTGATAAAAAGTTTAATATTACCAGATGCATGGTACCAGAACATTTTGAAAAGACAATCTTTCTTATTGCTATGTACACTTTTACTGTGATCACAATTATGTTATGTATTGCAGAAGTTTTTGAAATCTTGTATAGAAGGCTAGGTTTCTTGAATACGCAATAA
- the gje1 gene encoding putative gap junction epsilon-1 protein isoform X2, with the protein MSSGRGKRAREALRFDRRAFPFEDGRRASPWSERQAAGRMGSPNNATPGLRLLRPPTVIGQFHTLFFGSVRMFFLGVLGFAVYGNEALHFSCEPDKREVNLFCYNQFRPITPQDHP; encoded by the exons ATGTCATCTGGGCGGGGGAAAAGGGCGAGGGAAGCCCTTCGCTTCGACCGGAGAGCCTTTCCCTTCGAGGATGGTCGCAGAGCGTCTCCCTGGAGCGAGAGGCAGGCGGCCGGCCGGATGGGGAGCCCCAACAACGCCACGCCAGGACTGCGGCTG CTTAGGCCTCCAACCGTGATTGGACAATTCCACACACTTTTCTTTGGCTCAGTGAGAATGTTCTTCCTTGGTGTTTTGGGTTTTGCTGTTTATGGAAATGAAGCCTTACACTTCAGCTGTGAGCCAGACAAGAGGGAAGTTAATCTATTCTGTTACAACCAGTTCAGGCCTATAACCCCACAG GATCATCCTTGA